GATTAGCAACTGGAAACATATTCTACCGTGCTTTGAAGGGAGTTATAGAGTTGTTGCAGTGGATTTGAGAGGGTATGGAAAATCGGATAAGCCATCAAATGTTGCACTTGAGGACTACATCAGGGATATTGATGCAGTAAGATCAGAACTTGGACTTGAAAACATTGTTCTAATTGGACACAGCTTTGGGGCGATGATAGCAATCGAATATGCTGCTCGGAGGCATGTTAATGGGATTGTGTTGATAGGTCCAGTTGCGTATTTAAAAACAGATGCTATTGACAAGATTATAATGCATTTGCCTCCTGCAATTTGGAAACCGATTCTCTTCAAAAGCAATCCCCTCACAAGACGGATGTATAGGAAGATGTTTTTCAGTCCATCAACGCCAGATGAAGTATTCTTAGAGTTCATGAAGGACAATAAAGACTACATAGAATCCTTGCCCCCACAAAGCTTCAGATATTTAATTCATCTTGCAGGATATAATGCCAAACCTTCTGCAGAGAAAGTAAACGTTCCTACTTTGATAATAGTTGGAGAAGATGATGTTGTTACACCGCCCGAACATGCAAAGCTGATACATAAGTGGGTTGAAAATTCAAAGCTTGTAATTATACCAAAAGCTGGGCATTTGGTACTCTATGAAAAGCCTGAAGAAATATGCAGGCTGATTAAGGAGTTTATCAAAGGGGCAGATTAGGGAGGTTAACGGAAATGAAGTTTGCTGGTGTTAATCTTGAGGAACCGAAAATTATGGGAGTTATCAACGTTTCCCCGGAAAGCTTTTACAAGGGAAGTGTCAAGCAGAGTGAGGACGAGCTGATTAGAACAGCTTTAAAAATGATTGAGAATGGAGCCTCTTTTATTGATATTGGGGCAAAATCTACAGCTCCTTATTTAGAAACCCAAATTCCAGTTGAAGAGGAAATCAGAAGGGCAGTCTGGGCGATCTCAACACTAAGGGATCATGTTAATGTTCCAATCAGCATAGATACAACAAATGCAAAGGTTGCTGAGGAAGCAATAAAAGCTGGAGCAGATATCATCAACGACGTTTCTGGACTTAAAGGGGACCCAGAAATGGTTAAAGTTGCAAAGGAATATGGTGTTCCCGTGATAATCTGCGCCCATGGAGAAGTTAGGGACTTCATGGAGCCTGTTCACACCGTAATCAGCTTCCTCCAAGAGAGTCTCCGGATTGCATACAAAAACGGAATTGAGAAAGAGAACATTGCAATCGACCCAGCAATTGGCTTCTTGAGACCAAATTATCCTCCCTGGTATGAGTGGGATTCAAAGATCATAGCAAATTTAAACATGCTCAAGATGTTTGGGCTTCCGATTTTGGTGGGTGTTTCCAGAAAGTCCTTTATCGGTGCAATAACGGGAAGAAAAGACCCGGGTGAAAGGCTGCCAGGCTCACTGGCAGCAACGGCAATAGCTGTTTGGAATGGGGCGAATATCATAAGAACCCATGATGTTAAAGAAACATTTGATGCAGTTAGGCTTGCATGGTTTATTAGGAGGTTCCGGGCATGAACATTTGTTATAATTTGACCTCTTCAATTTCAAATCTTTCTGTTTTTGGATAAATTTTGACGTAGAATGCCGTTCCGTTTTCAACTTCTTCGAATGGGATGTATGAATAATGTTCGAAAGTTGATGAGACCACTGCAAAGACATCAGCACCTTCAAAATATAGCAATCTGCCATAGTAGTAGTTCAAAGTGTCTGAAGCATATACATCGGTCATATATGCAGTTATAAACGCTCGAATTTCCTTTTTATTGTTCATGAGGAGTGTTACTGTGTTCATAAGAGATTTTGCTGTTAATTTAATTTCTTTGAATCTGTTCAGCAGATGTTCTTTTTCAATTCCTTCTAAAAAGCGGCAGAGGTAAGCTCCCATTACATAGCTGTCTGAAGCCCCTTTTAATTCTTCGGGATTAAGATCTCCCATCTCTATCAGCTGCTTTTTGTTTAAATCTCCGTTATGTAGCGTCCAGAATATAAAGCCCCTTCTCGTTGAAAAGCCAAAGGGCTGAACGTTAAACAGATTTTTCTCCCCCTGACTTGCGGCTCTTGTATGAGCCATAAATATTACGAAGCCATCCAGTTTTTCCATTGCTTCTTTAACCTTTTTCTTGTCCTCAAAAATTGCACTCTCACTGCGATAGTGCTCGATGTAACCATCTTTCAACAAGAGATAGCCCCAGCCATCTTTGTGCTGGCTTCCCTTTTTGCGGGCGAGTTTGTAAGGGTCATGTTCTGAAGATTTAAGCAGAGCCTCAAGAAGAGGTCTTACCCTTTTTCCATCACCTGTAGCGAACAGTATTCTGCACATTAAGACCACCAAAGGTTTTTAGCTTTTCATAGTATAAAAATTTGGGGATCGAGAATGATACTTAGAAAGTTGAAGAAGGAAGCACTTCGAATGATTGACGAAGACTTCACGATCGTAGATTTTTCATTTGCTCTCCCGTACACTTATGTTGTTATCGAAGGGAAGAGGGGAAAATCTTTAGGAGTTGCAATGACGCTTCCAGAAGAGATTCAAATGTATTCAAATGAAATCGGAGATGTGAATGTTGAGGAATTAATTGAAAAAGTGGACAGCTTAAACATAATTGAGCGTACTTTGGCAATAGCGACGATAAATGCAGTCTCCCAATATTACATAGATTTAAGCAGAGCCAAAAATGAAGATGCCGTAGAGCTCTTAGATGACAGCATTGGAAAAATTGCAGTAATTGGCAATATGCATCCCATAGTGAAGACGCTAAAAGAGAGGGGTTTTGATTTGTATGTATTTGAAAGAAACCTCAAGCTTTGGGACAGGGAAACCCTAAGCGATTCTTTGGAATACTGGCTTCTTCCAGAGATGGATGCAATTATTGTAAGCGGATCTGCATTGGTAAATGCTACTTTGGACATGATCCTTGAAAGATCTAAGAAAGCCAAACTGATTGTTTTAACCGGTCCAACAGCTCAACTTTTGCCTGAGCTTCTCAAAGGTTCCGGTGTGACTCATTTGGCATCAATGAAAGTTCTAAACATAGAAAAGGCACTTATCAGGCTTAAATTAGGCTCATTCAGGGGCTTTGAACAAGAAAATAAAAAGTACATCATTGAGGTGCCGGGGGATGGATAAGATAGAAAAGGCAATACTCGACGTTCTCAAAAAAGTAAATGAACACAGGAAATTGTATGAAAGAAATGAGGAAGCAGTAAAACAACATTTAATTGGTGGGATATTCCAAGCCCTTGGCTGGGAGTGGGACAATCCCAAGGAGGTGCGCCCAGAGGAGAGAACTGAGGAAGGGAGAGCAGATTATGCATTAATCACTGGTGATAGAGTGGTTGCGTTTATTGAGGCTAAGAATCTTAGTATAAATGTCCTCAAAAAGGAAAAACCACTGAGACAGCTTGGGAGATACTGCTTCAATAATGGGGTTAAATATGGTATTCTGACGAATGGAGTGGCATGGGTGGTTATTAAAGCATTTGAGGAAGGTTCTCGCCTTGAGGACAGGGTTATTTTAAGCGTGGACATAGAAAATGAGCCAATTGAGAGAACAACCCTCAAACTAAGTCTATTATCAAAAAGTAGAATAGAAAAACTCGAAAGATTTGCAACCCTCCTAAGAGCCTTAGAATTCAGCTTTGATGAGCTTAAGCGGGAAGGTATCAGCGAGAGAAAGCTAATAGAGTTTTTAACTGCTTCAAAGAAGAGATTACTCACTTTGGAGAAGTTAAGAGGAGATGAGCTTCCGAGAGCTCTCTACCTCTATGATGATGGATGGAAGATCGTTCCTCTCGTAGAGAGAAGTATTAAGGGAGTTTTGTTGTCTCTTCTTCTCTACCTTAGTGAGAGAAGTGAAGGGGAAGAAAAAGCTCAGATTAAAAAGGCTTATGCATATCTCAAGGAAATGCCAATTGATACTCAAAAAATTCTAAGGCTTCTGCATGAAATAGAAAAAGAGAAAGGAATCAGGATAGGGATTGAAATTTAACCGTTGTTTTTCCATGGAACCTCGGTTTTGATTTTCCAGATGCCCAAAAGCTTTCTTGAGCCCCAGGTTGCCTGAATTTCAAAAGCAACGATCATGTCTTCATATACGTCAATCAAATTGAATGAGTTTCCAAATGGATCTCTATGCAGCTCCCAGCTTATTGAGCCGGCATTGATTACCGGTGTTCTCTCAATTCTGACTCCAAATGCATTACCGCCGTGTCCTGTCATTACAAGTTCTGTCCTTTCCTCAGTGAGTATTTTTAGGACATTTCCAGCATCTTCAAGGAATCCAAGCTCCCTGCTTCTTGGGATTGGTATGATATTGTGATGCATTACAACTGCCGTGAACTTTTCTTTATGCTCTTCAAGAAGGGATTTCAAAAGCCTTTGACCCATCCTGCCAACTACCCCTATGGGCGTCTCGTATTGTGCTGTCAGCAGGGGGATGAAAACAAAATCTCCAAACTCTTTAATCTCAGGCTCCCCAAAGTACTCCTTGAATAAGTCATAACCAAGGTATGTTATGTCATTGTGTCCAGGAACGATCATTTTTTCAGCTTTAATCTTCTCGTAGTACTCTGCTGCCATTTCGTAGTATCTCTCAATCCCAACATCAACAATGTCGCCGCAGTGTATGACCAGATCAGGTTTGTATTTTTCGTTTATTGCCCTTATTGCATTTTCAAGAACGCGTTTTCTGAAATAAATCCTGTCAGAAACGTTGCTTTCGCTCATCTGAATTATCCTCAAAAGATGCTTTCCTTTTGGAATGAAAATCTTTGGCTTCACGGATTTGTAGCTCTTTTTCAGTTCATCCCCGGTAACTCTCCTTATCGTCACATCTATTCTCCCATCTCCATTTAGTTTGATGATATTGTAGCTGTTCACGTCACCTTTCCTTGTCTTTCTGCATGATGTACAGCCGGCATTTACAACGACCAAATCCTCAATATTGTAAACATTTGGAACATGCTTGTGTCCGCAGAGATACAGATTAACCTCATGCCTCAAGAGCAGATCCAGAACGTCGCCCGCATTGTACAGAACATTCCTCTCCCTTCCTGTGTCTGGAAGAGGGACAAGGTGGTGGTGAGCAGCGACGATTTTAAATTTTTTGTGCGAATACTCTTCAAGCTTTTCTTTCAGCCAACGGAACTTATACCCCCCAACTCTTCCATCGCTTAAATCGGGTATCGTTGAATCTATCCAGATTATCACAAGATTGTCTCGTTCATAAACCCCGTATAGCGGACCAATGTATTTCTCAAACAGCTCATATCCAACATTTCTGGCGTCGTGATTTCCGGGGAGCACAATTAGAGGCTTTCTAATTTTCCTGATTAGATAGCTGGCATGCTCGTACTCTTCTTTAAGACCTTGGTTCGTTACATCTCCGGTATGAATTACTAAGTCAAAATCACCCCGATTTACCTCGTTCACTATCAGATCATAGGCATAGGACTTGAAAGCTGGGTCTTGGGTTATATGGGTGTCGCTTATATGTGCTATCCTAACCATTAGCATCACTCCACTGAGATTGATGTTTCAAGCTTCCTCCTTGTTGCTTCAAGCAGATCGCTCAGTGTGAAAATACCTACTATTTTTCCTTCTTCCTCAATTAAGATGTGCTTAATTCTATGATATGCCATTGTCTTGAGAACTTCTCTCACTGGGGTGTTCGCATCCGTAGTTATCAATTCCCGGGTCATTATTTCCTTTACTGGAGTCGTGTATGGCAAGCCAGGTACAATAACCCTTCTTATGATGTCCGATTTTGTGAAGAAACCAACAACCCTGTCATTCTCAATAACAACTAAAGATCCTATGTCAAACTTCACCATAATCTTGCAGGCTTCCTGGATGGTGTCATCAGGGTTTACCCCAATGAGTTTTCTCGTCATGTAAACTTTAATTGGTGCATTTCTTTCCATAACTATCACCACATCTTAAATGGAATTGAGTATCCATCCTTAAAATAAACTTTGCTTCATATTTCGGCAAATATATAAGGACACCATATTGACGCACCTGAACTAAAATTGAATAATGGATATCACTCCCAAATTTCAATGCCCCGCTCCTTCAATCGCTCCAAGACTTCTTCCATGAGACGCTCCATTATTGCGTTCACCGTTTTTTCAAGCTCTACATTCTCGATAATTGGTATCCTATGCTCCTTAGCTTTTTCAATTAAAAACTCCTGAATTTCCATTATCTCATCGAGGTTTTTTAGATAGTATTCGGCAGGTCTGAGGCTGTATCTGGTTCTCTCATAAAATCGCGCTTTGAGGGATTCCTTGTCCTTGACTACTATCAGATACATGAAGCTCCTGTCGTTGAGCTTAATGTAGCCTGGAACAAGATGAATACCCTCAATTATTGTGTTAAAGCCCTCGGTGTATGAACGCTCTATTACAGCATTTACCCCAACGGCTACATGCCTAACTTGTGTTTCAAAACCATATATTAGAGGGGATATTCCCTTGGGGAAGTTTTCTATTTCCTTCCACGCCAGGAAGGATGATGTATGAATTGCCGGAATTAACTCCTTTGCTATTATCTTCCTCATGACTTCTCTAACGGTGTCGGTACCGATTATTGTTCTCATACCCAATCTAAAAGCTAACTCAGTTGAAATCGTTGATTTCCCAACACCAGTTGTTCCGCCGATAAGAATTATCATGGGAAACTTCAGCTTTTTAAGCCGACGCCAGAAAAGATAGCGTTTTGCCTCTTCTTTTAAGCCGTGTTCCACCAGCTTCTCATATGTGATCTCTCGAATGTCATCTTTTGTAACCTTCTTTTTTCTCATCTCCATAAAGTGTTTCATGACCTCGGTTGCTATTGAGTATGCTATTCCGACCTCTACCCCTGCTGAGGTTATTGATCTCGTTAGTATTCCTCTGGAAAAGGGAAGCTCCGTTTTTCTTTCTTTGTCAATGACTATTATCATCTTCTCCCCTCCAGTAGCTCTTTTCCGAGCTTAAGCACGGCTTCTCTCAGGTTTTTGCCATCAACATTCACGGGCTCGTTATCAAGATAGACAATCTTTTTTCCTTCTTTGAGAACTTCTCTCGTCACGACATCAACTGCTGCAGCTTTAAGCTCAACCAAAACTATGTCATAGTTCCTAAATGTTTTTAGATCCCTTCTAAGCTTAGATCTGTTGGCAAGGTTTGGGCTTATTCCGACGATTTCTATTCCATACTGTTCCTCGATGTAGTTAGCTGCTCTTTTTACAGCTTTTCTTGGTGCTGTCATAATAAGAACAGCCCTCCCCTCTGCTTTTCCAAGAAGCTTTGGCTTAAATGCCGTGATATGAACATCTGCATCTGGATTTATCTTTTTTATTGCTTTCTCTACAGCATTAATTTTTCTTTTACTAACCATGTCTGCCATTGTGACAACGACTAAATCCGCCAGGCCAACCCTAAAAGGTCCAAAGTATCCTCTAATGAAGGAGAGCTTTTGTGTAGCACCAACAACAGTTATGTACTTATCTGCTCTAAACGCTGGAAAAGTAGCACCACTTCCCTCCAAGATTACCAAATCCCCTTCAAGCTTCTCAGCTATTTTAATCCCCTCTTCAACAATATCAAAGAATGAAAACCCTGCCATCCCTCCACCGCATCTCCTGCACCCAACTGTTGTAACTCTCGCAGTTAGGGCATCTTCAAAATGATCTGAAGCAGCATGCTTTCCTTTTTCAGCCATTTTAAGCAAAAACTCTGGCGTAATTTCAAATTTATCTCCATAAATGATCTCCGGCGTCTCTGGACCTCCCCTCCCCATTGTTACAATTATTGGCTTTGCAACCTCTTTTAGAGTTCTTGCCACAAATCCACTCACAGCAGTTTTTCCAACTCTTTTGCCAGTCCCTATTATGGCTATACTCGGTTTTTTAGTTTTTTTCATTTCTTTAGGTCTGAATTCAAAATCAGCTCCCCTGTATGTAATACCATGCTTCATGAGAAGGGAGGCTATTCTGAAACGGTCCTCACAATTTAGAATTGGCTCATCACTTAGGTCAACAACCTCTCTGACTTGATTCTCCACTATAGCCCTTTCAAGCGCCTTCAGGTAATCTGCATCATGATAGAGGGGAACCTCTATTTTTCTCTCCAGATCTTCAAGCCTTCCAATTTTCTCACTCCCACCCAAAAACACAGCACAGCACACATTTCCAATCCTTTTTATTGCCCACCTGATTACATCTGGATAATGCTCTCCATCAATTAAGACAAGTCTCATGAGAACCACCTAAAACTACCTCTGCTTTATAGTGTTTTAAGTTTGTGGTTTTTAGTTGATTAAACATAAGTGTTTACTTCATCAAATTTGTTTACCCGAAATGTTTAAATTACTCAAGGCTGGGTATCTTATGGTGGTACTATGAGAAGGCTGTTGGTTTTAATCACACTTGGAGTTCTGATTATAGGGATTGTTATTACAAGTGGTTGCATAGGTGAAAATGCTGGAACACGTGAAAAAGCCTCTCCATCAGCAACACAAACAGAGCTCAAAAAAGCAACTTTAAAGATTTTCCATGCTGGTTCTCTAAGTGAGCCACTTAAAGACGTCAGCGAAGCTTTCAAGGAATATGCTAAGGAAAATCTTGGCTATGACGTGGAAATCCAGGCAGAGGCAAGCGGAAGCGTCATGGCAGTTAGGAAAGTTACGGATCTGCACAAAACAGCTGATATAGTGGCCGTTGCTGATTATACCCTGATACCTCAGCTCTTAGTTCCAAATTACACTGATTTTTACGTCCTCTTCGCCACAAATGAAATTGTCATTGCGTTCACAGACAAGAGTAAATATGCTGATGAAATCAACTCAGACAACTGGTACGAAATCTTGGCAAGACCTGATGTTAAGTTTGGCTTCAGCGATCCCAACCAAGACCCCTGCGGATACAGAAGTGTAATGGTCATGAAATTAGCTGATCTCTATTACGGAAAGCCGATATTTGAGACACTTGTTGAGAAGAACACAAACATCTACGCAGAAGGGAATCATGTAATTGCTCCCAAGGAAATACAGGTTAAGAATGATAAAGTTGTCATAAGACCAAAGGAGACTGATCTGACAGGTTTAGTTGAGTCCGGTTCTCTTGACTATTACTTCATCTACAAGAGCGTTGCAATGCAACACCACCTTAAGTTCATTGAGTTGCCAAAGGAGATAAGTCTAAAGGATTTCACTTTGGCTGACCATTATGGACAAGTCAGCATAACCTTGGGCTCAACAGGAAAGACCATTAAAGCGAAGCCAATTGTCTATGGTGTCACTGTTCTCAAAGATGCCCCAAATAGAGAACTTGCTCTTCAATACCTCCGCTTCATGCTGAGCGGGAAGGGCAAAGAGATCTTTGCAAAGAATTATCAAGATTTTATATGGCCACCGGTAGCATTTGGAAATGTTCCTAATGAGATCAAGGATGAGGTGAAGATTGAAGGCTAACCTTTTTATTTTTCCTTTTCAGAGGTGAAGATATGAAGCGCGACTATGTAACAGCATTCTTTGCTCTGATTGGGACGTTCCTTGTGCTGTATATCCTCCTGCCATTATTGGTTATCATAAGCAAACAGCTCTTCGACTGGGAGATGCTTGTAAAAGCGCTCCACGATGAGCTCGTTTTGGATTCTCTTAAAAACTCTCTCCTAACATCAACAGCTACAATGATAATTTCCCTTTTCTTCGGTGTCCCCCTCGGCTATGTCCTTGCGAGAAAAGATTTCAGAGGCAAAAGCTTTGTTCAAGCTGTTGTTGATGTTCCGATTGTAATTCCCCACTCTGTTGTTGGTATTATGCTCCTCGTAACTTTTTCAAACAGGATTCTCGACAGCTATTTGGGGATAATTATGGTAATGCTCTTTGTTTCTGCACCGTTTACGATAAATGCTGCTCGTGATGGATTTTTGGCTGTTGATGAAAAGCTCGAGCATGTAGCAAGAACTTTAGGGGCATCAAAGCTTAAAGCATTCTTTACAGTTAGCTTGCCTTTGGCTTTGCCTTCAATCTTCAGCGGAGCTATAATGACATGGGCGAGGGCAATAAGCGAGGTTGGAGCTATCTTAATTGTCGCTTACTATCCAAAAACAGCCCAAGTTTTAGTCATGGAATACTTCAACAACTATGGACTGAGGGCTTCAAGGCCAATTTCTGTGATTCTAATACTGCTGAGCTTAGGCATATTCGTTATTTTGAGGTGGCTCGTAGGGAGGGCGAGAAATGCTTAGGGTCGAAAACGTGAGCAAGGATTGGAAAGAGTTTAAGCTCAGGAACATAAGCTTCGAAGTCAATAAAGGAGAGTATTTTATAATTCTGGGCCCAAGTGGTGCTGGAAAAACTCTTCTTCTTGAAGTTATCGCTGGAATTTTCATCCCAGATTCTGGGAGGATTTTCATGAACGATGAAGACATAACTTTCTTACCTCCAGAAAAGAGGGATCTTGCATATATTCCTCAAAATTATGCACTCTTCCCCCATATGAGAGTTTATGATAATATCGCTTACGGATTAAAGCTGAGAAAAATTCCCAAGATGGAGATCGAGAGAAAGGTTAAAGAAATTGCAGAAATTCTTGGAATCTCTAATCTCTTGCATAGGAATCCAAAAACGCTGAGTGGCGGTGAGGCTCAGAGAGTTGCCATTGCAAGAGCTTTGGTTTTGGAGCCAAAGCTCCTTCTCTTGGATGAGCCTTTTGCAAATCTTGATGTCCAAACAAGGGCTAAGCTCATTCAAGAGATGAAGCGCTGGCGTAGGGAGCTCAACTTTACAGCCCTCCATGTGACCCACTCTTTTGAGGAAGCTGTGAGCTTAGGAGACAGAGTTGGAGTAATGCTTAACGGGAAGTTAATTCAGACAGGAGGAGTCAGGGATGTATTTGGAAAACCAAAGAATGAAGAAGTTGCGAGGTTTCTTGGCTTTGAAAATATAATTGAAGGGATTGCAGAAGGTAGAATTCTGAAAGCAAATGGTATTTTAATTGAACTGCCAACAGAGGCTAAAGGGAAGGTTAGAATTGGTATAAGACCGGAGGAAATCATAATTTCCAACGAACCAATAAGAACTTCCGCAAGGAATGAGTTTAAGGCTAAAGTTTTGGCAATTGAAGACTTGGGCTCACTGATTAGATTAACTCTTGATATTGGCGGAATTGAGCTTAAAGCCTTTATAACTCGCTCCTCTCTGATTGAGATGGGAATTAAGGAAGGAAAAGAAGTTTATGCAAGCTTTAAAGCAACGGCAATTCACGTGTTCTAATGCATCCATGTGTCTATTGGTGCGTTTATTTGATATTTGATGAGCCTAATTTTACATATAGCAAGATTTTAAAGGTGAATCTTCGTTCATGAATCTGGTGATGCTAAAATGAAGAAGCTGAGCTTGGCAGAGGCGAGTGCAATCTTAATCGGGACTCAGATTGGAGCGGGAGTTTTGGGTTTGCCTTATGCCCTAAAAGATATCGGATTTTTGGGAATTATCATCGTTATTGCAACGGGATTGTTAACATTGCTCACAGCGCTGTTTGTTCTCGAGTTAGCCGCTCACAGCGACGGAACTCTCTCTAAGATTGCTGAGGCTTATTTGGGAAAAATTGGCGGATATCTTATGTTTTTGAGCATCTCTGTGCTAAGCTATGGAGCTTTGATCGCTTACATAGCTGGAAGTGGGGACATCCTCTCTTCTCTCCTCGGTATTAATGAGAAAGCTGGCGCTCTGATATTCTGGTTTGTAATGAGCTTGATAGTCTTTCTTGGTTTAAAAGCTTCGGGTGAAGCGGAGCTTCTGCTGAACTTCCTTTTATTAGGCACTCTAACCCTTGCGGTAGCACTTGTTATGCCCAATGCTGATGTCTCAAACTTAACGAAGATCGATTATTCAGCTATAACAAAAGGTATTGGTGTTGCTGTATTTGCCTATGTAAGTCATATGGTTGTTCCAGAAATGCTGAAAGGTCTGGAAGATGTTAGAAAGACCACAAAAGCTGTTCTTATTGGATATCTTGTCCCTATGGTGTTCTACGCTTTCTTCGTGCTTGCATTTGTTGGCACTTTTGGATCAAAAACTCCAGAATTGGCAACTTCAGCCCTTGAGCAACTCTATGGTAGATTGGGCAACATTTTGGGCTTAATTCTTCCTTTGGCAGCAATAAGCACAAGCTACATTGGAATTGGTTTGGCACAGATGGACAACATGAAAGAGATATTTAGCATTAAAAGGTCTCATGCATGGCTTTTAACCGTGATTCCACCGCTGCTTGTGTACTTTGCTGGGCTAAACAGCTTTGTCAACGCTCTCTGGATGGCTGGAACCTTTGGTGGCTTACTCTATGCGGGCATTCTGCCGACAGTGATGTATGTAAAAGCAAAAAAGATTCATAGAAAGCTGCATCTTCCAATTCCCCATAGTTTTGTTTACCTTTCAGGACTGGTGTTCTTTTTGGTGTTCATTTACTCGATTTTGTCTGTGTAATGTTTTTTACCATTTAACGTTCCACAATATCTGGCATCCAGTGGGTGCTAAAAAGAATTAAGTAATAGAAAATCAAAAAAATCAGGGAGTTCTCTGGATTTTCTGCTTTGTGTAGCAGGACATCCAAATTCGACCAAACTTGCACAGTAAAGTTTGCTTCACTTCAAAATTCCCAAGCTCTTGTTCGTCTTCTTTATGCTTTCCCACTTATCAGCTAATTCAAAAATTGCTCTGATTGCGTCAATGTTCTCTGGTACAACGTCGCTCTCCTGATGAACTGCCTGAATGTAGAACAGCCTGTTGCCCTTAACGTTTATGCTCTCCTTCCAGACGGCTATTTCGTAGAGGTTGTTCCACTCTCTGTGCAAATCCCTTGCAAACTCTATTAGCTGTGCTGTGCTGTCAAATCCTTTCTCTTTCTCAAAGAGCAGAACCCTCGTGGTGTTCTCAAAGATATCGATTACATCTTCCCTGGTGATTGGCTTCTTCAGCTCAACCATTATTGAGTGGACGTGCATTATTGTAGTTGGTACAACAAAAGCTGTCGTCTCAATGTTTATTGGGATAACTGTTTGAACATCTGGCCCGTGATGGGATGGAACTTCAACGGTTGGCTTTATTGCATTGATTGGGCCTCTCTTAATGTCATTTGGATCAGCGGCTCTCCTAATCATCACAGCGTAAACGTAGTCAATGTACTCTTGAATCGCGCTTAGAGTCCTTGTTAATCCGGTTGTGTTGCATGAGACAACCCTAACGTAGCTCTTTCCGAGGGCTTTCTCATAATTTGCCTGAGCAACGAAGGAAACCTCTGCAACATCAGCCTTTTCTCCACCTTGAAACACTGCTTTAACTCCGTACTTTTCATAAATCGTCTTATTCTTTGCCCCCATTCCCCCCGGAGTCGCATCAACGATAACATCAACTTTTTGAAGCAAGTCTTCTAAAGTTCCGGCAACTTCAAAGCCGGCTTTTTCAAACCTTGGCAAAAATTCCTCTGATGCCGCATATACTGGAATGCCGAGCTCCTTTGCCCTGTAAGCTTCGAAGTCCGGCTTTGTCTTTGTTACACCTATAAGTGTCATATCATCTTGCTTTGT
Above is a genomic segment from Thermococcus sp. SY098 containing:
- a CDS encoding phosphorylating glyceraldehyde-3-phosphate dehydrogenase, with translation MKVKVGINGYGTIGKRVAYAITKQDDMTLIGVTKTKPDFEAYRAKELGIPVYAASEEFLPRFEKAGFEVAGTLEDLLQKVDVIVDATPGGMGAKNKTIYEKYGVKAVFQGGEKADVAEVSFVAQANYEKALGKSYVRVVSCNTTGLTRTLSAIQEYIDYVYAVMIRRAADPNDIKRGPINAIKPTVEVPSHHGPDVQTVIPINIETTAFVVPTTIMHVHSIMVELKKPITREDVIDIFENTTRVLLFEKEKGFDSTAQLIEFARDLHREWNNLYEIAVWKESINVKGNRLFYIQAVHQESDVVPENIDAIRAIFELADKWESIKKTNKSLGILK